A stretch of the Cydia amplana chromosome 6, ilCydAmpl1.1, whole genome shotgun sequence genome encodes the following:
- the LOC134648862 gene encoding allantoinase-like produces the protein MVLPSRQLFLSRRLVTGDGVSDGGVLVDENGVIEEIVTRAQADKLVQESDGKIKVIDGGSLALLAGVVDSHVHVNEPGRTAWEGFRTATTAAAVGGITTIVDMPLNSIPPTTTVGHLKTKASSAKGNVYVDVGFWGGVIPGNQDSLKDLVKAGVVGFKCFLCPSGVDEFPNVDAADLEKAFKALEGTGSLLAFHAEMEDEKPKSGSKKKLKKDPEEYSTYLESRPPTMELNAITLIKKLLQNTKVRVHIVHVSAASVVPLLEEVRVARRAAGHEEWRAGVTAETCHHYLTFSADQIPRGHSEYKCAPPIRDLDNKEKLWEYLLEDKLDLVVSDHSPCTPELKTSNNLEAWGGISSVQFGLSLFWTAACSRKLSLPSISKYLSAGPARLCGLQEHKGALKPGLDADLVFFDPEATFTVTAESVRHKNKLTPYIGRELRGVVKETYLRGRLIYGDGDMVGGPSGELLLNKF, from the exons ATGGTTTTGCCTAGCCGTCAGTTGTTTTTGAGCCGGCGTCTCGTGACGGGGGACGGAGTGTCGGACGGTGGCGTCCTCGTCGATGAAAATGGCGTTATCGAAGAGATTGTCACCCGAGCACAGGCCGACAAACTTGTACAAGAGAGCGATGGGAAGATAAAG gtGATCGATGGAGGGTCGCTGGCGCTGTTGGCAGGTGTCGTGGATTCCCATGTTCACGTGAACGAACCAGGTCGCACAGCTTGGGAAGGGTTCCGGACTGCAACCACCGCCGCCGCGGTTGGCGGCATCACCACCATCGTTGACATGCCTCT AAATTCCATACCGCCTACTACTACCGTGGGACACTTGAAAACCAAGGCATCGTCAGCCAAAGGCAACGTTTACGTTGACGTCGGTTTCTGGGGAGGAGTTATTCCTGGAAATCAG GACTCGCTGAAAGACCTGGTGAAGGCGGGCGTGGTGGGATTTAAATGCTTCCTGTGTCCCAGCGGCGTTGACGAGTTTCCAAATGTGGACGCCGCCGATCTGGAGAAGGCATTTAAGGCTCTTGAAGGAACAGGATCTTTGTTAGCT TTCCACGCTGAAATGGAAGATGAAAAACCTAAAAGTGGCAGCaagaaaaagttaaaaaaag ATCCTGAAGAATATTCAACGTATCTCGAGTCGCGGCCCCCGACTATGGAACTGAATGCTATAacattaattaaaaagttattaCAAAATACGAA AGTGCGCGTGCACATAGTGCACGTGTCAGCGGCCAGCGTGGTGCCGCTCCTAGAAGAAGTTCGCGTAGCGCGCCGTGCAGCCGGGCATGAAGAGTGGCGCGCCGGCGTCACCGCCGAGACGTGTCACCACTACCTCACCTTCAGTGCCGACCAGATACCCAGAGGTCACAGCGAGTACAAGTGCGCGCCGCCGATTAGGGATCTAGACAACAAA GAAAAACTATGGGAATATCTATTAGAAGACAAATTGGACCTGGTCGTCTCGGACCACTCGCCATGCACCCCTGAACTGAAAACGTCAAACAATTTAGAAGCCTGGGGTGGCATATCGTCTGTCCAGTTTG GTCTGTCGCTCTTCTGGACTGCGGCGTGTTCCCGCAAGCTAAGCCTGCCGTCCATCAGCAAGTACCTGAGCGCAGGCCCGGCCCGGCTGTGCGGCCTGCAGGAGCACAAGGGCGCTCTTAAGCCTGGCCTCGATGCCGATCTTGTGTTCTTTGACCCTGAGGCCACGTTTACGGTTACTGCTGAATCCGTGAGGCACAAAAACAAG CTAACTCCGTACATCGGCAGGGAGCTACGAGGGGTGGTGAAAGAAACATACCTGCGCGGGCGACTCATTTACGGCGACGGGGACATGGTGGGGGGGCCTAGTGGAGAGCTGCTGTTGAACAAATTTTAA
- the LOC134648861 gene encoding allantoinase-like has translation MKFLYCTIPIALLGTILCREINLVPRKQNKQLFLSRRVVTEAAEFDGGVLVNEAGIIEGVLMRTSVNSLLSDFGTSFEIIDGGELALMAGVVDSHVHVNEPGRTSWEGYVTATQAAAAGGVTTIVDMPLNSIPPTTTLDNLRIKRDMAKEEVYVDVGFWGGVVPGNEMELLDMIKAGVVGFKCYLIDSGVSEFPNITPGELDNVFSVLNGTGTVLAFHAEVQLNGTTDCSECDPELYSTYLASRPDEMEIDAVKLIASFIPKTDVHVHVVHVSAEGVVPILEEARAARVLAGHRGWRAGVTAETCNHYLTLNAEDVPPGRTEFKCAPPIRNNTNKEKLWEYIKDERLDLIASDHSPSVAELKGSNFMTAWGGVASLQFDLPLFWTEASARGFGLSTASHYLSAGPARLAGLQDRKGALQPGLDADLIFFDPNAAFIVTPEIILYKNKISPYMNRVLRGKVTQTYVRGQLVYADDQLVGEPKGKLLLNDL, from the exons ATGAAGTTTCTTTATTGTACAATACCAATTGCATTGTTAG GTACAATATTATGTCGGGAAATAAATTTGGTTCCTCGCAAGCAAAACAAGCAGTTGTTCCTGAGCCGGCGAGTGGTGACGGAGGCAGCAGAGTTCGATGGTGGAGTGTTGGTCAACGAGGCGGGAATCATAGAGGGCGTACTCATGAGGACGTCCGTGAATTCGCTCCTATCCGATTTTGGTACCAGTTTTGAg ATCATAGATGGAGGAGAGCTAGCGCTGATGGCGGGGGTGGTAGACTCGCATGTCCACGTCAACGAACCCGGCCGGACCTCCTGGGAGGGCTACGTGACCGCCACGCAGGCCGCGGCGGCCGGCGGGGTCACCACCATCGTCGACATGCCATT aaaCTCCATACCGCCAACTACAACACTGGATAACTTGCGAATCAAAAGAGATATGGCAAAGGAGGAGGTTTACGTGGATGTCGGATTTTGGGGTGGAGTTGTTCCTGGAAATGAA ATGGAGTTGCTTGACATGATAAAGGCTGGCGTGGTGGGATTTAAATGTTATCTGATAGACAGTGGCGTCTCTGAGTTTCCCAATATTACTCCTGGTGAATTGGATAACGTGTTTAGTGTCCTTAATGGCACTGGTACTGTTTTAGCG TTTCATGCCGAAGTACAGCTGAATGGAACAACAGATTGCAGCGAATGCG ACCCTGAGTTGTACAGCACTTACCTCGCGTCTCGTCCCGATGAAATGGAAATCGATGCTGTCAAATTGATCGCCAGTTTCATACCTAAGACCGA TGTCCATGTCCATGTGGTGCACGTGTCGGCGGAGGGTGTAGTCCCGATCCTAGAAgaggcgcgggcggcgcgcgtGCTGGCCGGTCACCGCGGCTGGCGCGCCGGCGTCACGGCCGAGACCTGCAACCACTACCTCACGCTCAACGCGGAAGACGTGCCTCCGGGACGAACCGAGTTCAAGTGCGCGCCGCCTATTAGAAATAATACTAACAAG GAAAAATTGTGGGAGTATATAAAAGACGAAAGATTGGATTTAATTGCTTCCGACCACTCCCCGAGTGTTGCTGAACTAAAAGGCTCAAATTTTATGACGGCCTGGGGTGGAGTAGCCTCTTTACAGTTTG ATCTGCCCTTATTCTGGACGGAGGCGTCTGCGCGAGGCTTTGGTCTATCTACGGCCTCCCACTACCTGTCCGCGGGCCCCGCGCGCCTCGCCGGCCTGCAGGACCGCAAGGGAGCGCTCCAGCCCGGCCTCGACGCCGACCTCATCTTCTTCGATCCGAACGCTGCATTCATCGTCACGCCTGAGATCATCCTTTACAAGaataaa ATCAGCCCATACATGAACAGAGTGTTACGAGGAAAAGTGACACAAACGTATGTAAGGGGTCAACTCGTGTACGCCGACGACCAACTCGTAGGAGAACCGAAAGGAAAATTGCTGTTGAATGATTTGTAA